The Ramlibacter pinisoli genome segment TCCGGGCCGACTAGCGGCCCGGCCAGGCGGGCCCCGGGCCAGCAGCCGGATGCCGGTCTCGCCCTCGCGGCCCGCGCCGGGACCGGAAACTGGACGTCGATCGAAGCAGGTTCGGATCTTGTAATTCGAGTAACGCGCTCGCGACCCTGCCGGGGTGCCGTTGCGAGACCCGGCAATCACATCCACGGTGTCCAGTGCGCTGCTTGCGCGCAGGGAATGCGGTTCAGCAGGCAAGGACTCGCCATGGGACCAAGGTCCAATCCAGCCGCGCGGGAAACGGCGCAACCATTCGGCCCGTCCGCCAGGGGTGCCCATGAGACTCCCTCGACCCACCAGGCTTGGGCGCGCTGTCGGCGCGCTCGCGTCTACTCCTGTGCCTCTCCCTCCTGCCGGCGTTGCCGGCGCGGGCCGAGGACCGGCCGAACATCCTGTTCATCCTGGTAGACAACCTCGGCTACGGCGAACTCGACGTCTATGGCGGCGGCGGCACGCGGGGCGCGCCGACACCGCGCATCGACCGGCTGGTGAACGAGGGTCTGCGTCTGACCGACATGAACATGGAGCCGCAGCGCACGCCCAGCCGCTCGGCCATGCTCACCGGGCGCTACGTGATCCGTTCGGGCACGCACTCGGTGGCTTCTGGCGGTGGGCCCGACGGCCTGACGCAATGGGAGTTGACCCTGGCCGAATCGCTTTCCGCAGCGGGCTACGCAACCGCCCTGTACGGCAAGTGGCACCTCGGAATCGAGAATGGCCGGCTGCCGAACGATCAGGGATTCGATGATTGGTATGGCATCCCCCGCACCACCGACGAGGCCCTGTGGCGGGGGTCTCCCGGCTACTCCGCGGCCTTGATGCCGCCGCCGATCCCGATGGGCACGCCGGCCCCCTACACGCCGCCCAGGTGACTCCAGGAGCATGACCATGTCCCGTTCCGGCCCCGTGCAACGCAGCGTGCTGCCCATCCCCGACGGCAGGTCCCCCACGCCCACGGCCTACGACGCCAAGGACCCGGAAGCGAAATTTCCGCCCATCGCGCCGCTGCGGCCCCCGGCCGGCGCGCCCAACGTGCTGGTGGTCCTGCTCGATGACGTCGGCTTCGGCGCCTCCAGCGCATTCGGAGGTCCCTGCCAGACGCCCACCGCCGAGCGGCTGGCCGCGCAGGGCCTCAAGTACACGCGCTTCCACACCACGGCAATCTGTTCGCCGACACGCGCGGCGCTCCTCAGCGGTCGCAATCACCATTCGGTCGGGATGGGCGGAATCACGGAGATGGCAACCTCGGCCCCCGGCTACACCTCGGTGCGACCTGACAACTGCGCACCACTGGCGCAGATCCTCAAGCTGAACGGCTACGCGACGGCGCAGTTCGGCAAGTGCCACGAGGTCCCGACCTGGGAAACCAGTCCGGCCGGTCCCCATGACCGCTGGCCGACAGGCTCCGGCTTCGAGCACTTCTTCGGCTTCATCGGCGGCGAGACGGACCAGTGGTATCCGACGCTGGTGGAGGGCACCGCGCGCGCCGCCCCCTGGGGCACGCCGCAGGACGGCTACCACTTCACGGAGGACCTGGCCGACCGGGCCATCGCCTGGGTGCGCCAGCAGAAGGCACTGGTACCCGACAAGCAGTTCTTCCTGTACTTCGCGCCGGGCGCGACCCACGCGCCGCACCATGTTCCCAAGGCGTGGGCCGACAAGTACGAGGGCAGGTTCGACCACGGCTGGGACCGCCAGCGCGAGCTCACCTTCGCCCGGCAGAAGGAGCTGGGCGTCATCCCGGCCGATGCCCAGCTCACGCAGCGCCACGACGAGATCCCGGCCTGGGACGACACCGCGGAGGACATGAGGCCCATCCTCGCGCGCCAGATGGAGAACTACGCCGGCTTCCTCGAGCACGTGGACCACCACGTCGGCCGCCTCGTGGACGCGCTCGAGGAGCTCGGCGTCCTGGACGACACGCTGGTCTACTACATCGTCGGCGACAACGGTGCGTCGGCCGAGGGCTCGCTGCAGGGCACGTTCAACGAGATCATCAGCCTGAACGGCATGGGCGAACTCGAGACGCCGGAGTTCCTGCGCAGCCGCCTGGACCAGCTGGGCGGGCCGGAATCCTCCCCCCACTACGCCGTGGGCTGGGCGCACGCCATGTGCACGCCATACCAGTGGACCAAGCAGGTGGCTTCGCACTGGGGCGGCACCCGCAACGGCACGATCGTGCGCTGGCCCCGGGGCGTCCGGGCCCAGGGCGAACTGCGCCACCAGTTCCACCATGTCATCGACATCGCCCCCACCGTGCTGGAGGCTGCCGGCATTCCGCAGCCGACCTTGGTGAACGGAATCAGCCAGGAGCCGATGCACGGCACCAGCATGCTGTACAGCTTTGCCGACGGCCAGGCGGCGGAACGGCACGAAACGCAGTACTTCGAGATCTTCGGCAACCGCGGCATCTACCACAAGGGCTGGTCGGCGGTGACCAAGCACCGCACCCCATGGCAGACGGTGGGCGACGTCGGCATCGCCTTCGACGACGACAAGTGGGAGCTCTATGACGGAGCCAGGGATGCGACCCAGGCGCACGACTTGTCGCGCGAGCTGCCGGACAAGCTGCACGAACTGCAGCGCCTGTTCCTGATCGAGGCAACCCGCTACAACGTGCTGCCGCTGGACGATCGCTCGTTCGAACGGCTCTTGCCGGAGGTCAGCGGCAAACCGAGCCTGGTCGAGGGCAAGCGGCAGGTCCTGCTGCCCGGCATGGGCGGATTCACCGAGCTGCACATCGTGAACCTGCGCAACTGCTCCTGGTCGCTAACGGCCCAGGTCGTGGTCCCCGAGGGCGGCGCCAACGGCGCGATCCTCAAGATCGGCGGCCACATCGGCGGCTGGTCGTTCTACTTCAAGGAAGGCCGACCGACCTATTGCTACAACCTCTTCGGCATCACCCGCAGCTACATCCGGGGCACGCGCGCCGTGCCGGCCGGGGAACACCAGGTCCGGATGGAGTTCGCCTACGACGGCGGCGGCATCGGCAAGGGCGGCAACGTCACGCTGTGCATCGACGGCGCCGAGGCGGGAATGGGCCGGATCGAGCACACCGAGCCACTGGCCTTCGGCTCCGTGTACAGCGACGTCGGCCGCGATGGCCTGCCCCACGTGACCGAGGACTACGGCAGCGGCGACAACGCATTCACCGGGCAGATCAAGTGGGTGCAACTGGAAGCCGGCGAGGACTCGCACGACCACTTGGTGCCGCCCGAAAACTTCGTGCGCATGGCAATGGCGAAGCAATAGCGGACGGAGCCCTTCTTGGACCGGTCCTGGCCCTTGCCGGATGTCGAGCGGGTCCAGGTCTCGCGACAGCCCTGACCAGGAGCAAAGCAATGAGCGCGAACGATTCCATCCAGCGCAGCGTCCTGCCAATCCCCGACCGCAAGCCGGTCACCGTCACGACCTACGAGGCCAAGGACCCCGACACCAGGTTTGCGCCCATCACCCAGCTGCGGCCGCCCGCGGGAGCGCCCAACGTGCTCGTGATCCTGCTGGACGACGTCGGCTTCGGGGCATCGAGCGCGTTCGGCGGGCCGTGCAGGACGCCGACCGCGGAGCGACTCGCCGCCAACGGCCTGAAATACAACCGCTTCCACACCACCGCCCTGTGTTCGCCCTCGCGGGCCGCGATGCTGTCGGGGCGCAACCACCACGCCGTCGGCATGGGAAGCATCACCGAGATGGCCACCTCGGCGCCCGGCTACAACTCGATGCGCCCGAATACCTGCGCGCCGCTGGCGGAGATCCTCAAGCTCAATGGCTATTCGACGGCGCAGTTCGGCAAGTGCCACGAAGTGCCGGTGTTCGAGTCGTCGCCGATCGGTCCCTTCGATCGCTGGCCCACCGGTTCGGGCTTCGAGCACTTCTACGGCTTCATCGGCGGCGAGGACAACCAGTACTACCCCGCTCTCTACGACGACACGGTGCCGGTGCAGCCAGACCGCGGACCCGAGGACGGGTACCACCTGACGGAAGACATTGCCGACAAGGCCATCGCCTGGGTCCGCCAGCAGAAGTCCCTCGCGCCAGATAAGCCTTTCTTCATCTACTTCGCTCCGGGGGCGACGCACGCCCCCCATCACGTCCCCCAGGAGTGGATCGCCAGATACAAGGGCCGCTTCGACCAGGGGTGGGACCAGGTGCGCGAGGAGACCTTCGCCCGCCAGAAGAAGCTGGGCGTGATCCCGGCGGACTGCGAATTGACGGCGCGCTCGGAAGGCATTCCGGCGTGGAGCGAGACCGACCCGAAACTCAGGCCGGTGCTGGCGCGGCAGATGGAGATCTACGCGGCCTTCCTGGAGCACGCCGACTACCATGCCGGCCGCGTGATCGACGCGCTGGCCGACCTGCGCGTCCTGGACGACACGCTCGTCTACTACATCATCGGCGACAACGGCGCGTCCGCCGAAGGCACGTTGAACGGCTCGTTCCACGAGCAGGCGGTGGGCGAAGCGCCCGACCTGATGACCCCCGAGTTCCTGATGGAGCGCATCGACGACTTCGGGACGCCGCGCGCGAACAACCACTACGCGGTGGGCTGGGCCCATGCCATGAACACGCCCTACCAGTGGACCAAGCAGGTCGCCTCGCACTTCGGCGGCACCCGCAACGGAACGATCGTGCACTGGCCCGGGGGCATCCGGGCGAAGGGTGAGCTGCGCAGCCAGTTCCACCACGTGATCGACGTCGCCCCCACGGTGCTGGAAGCTGCCGGCCTGCCGCATCCGACCTTCGTGAACGGCGTGCAGCAGGAGCCGCTGCACGGGGTCAGCATGCTGTACTCCTTCGGCGACGCGCAGGCGGCAGAGCGGCACGAGACCCAGTACTTCGAGATGGTCTGCAACCGTGGCATCTTCCACAAGGGCTGGATGGCCGTCACCCGCCATGGCAATCCGCCCTGGGTCGTGATCGGAAAGCAGGGTCCGCTCGCGGACGACGTCTGGGAGCTGTACGACACCAACCAGGACTGGACGCAGGCGCACGACCTGGCTGGGCGGATGCCGCAAAAGCTCGCCGAGCTGCAGCGGCTGTTCGAGCTCGAGGCCGGCAAGTACAACGTGTTCCCGCTGGACGACCGCAAGGCGGAGCGGGCCAATCCCGACATCGCGGGCCGTCCGACGGTCGTGCGCGGATCCACCCAACTGCTGTTCCCGGGCATGCGCCGCATCCAGGAGAACGCGGTCATCAACACCAAGAACAAAGCGCACTCGGTGACCGCCGAACTCGAGATCGCCGATGCCGGTGCCCGGGGCGTGATCGTCGCCCAGGGCGGCAGCATGGGCGGCTGGGCGCTGTACGCGCATGAAGGCAAGCTGCGGTACTTCTACAACTTCCTCGGTGTCCAGCATTCCGCGGTGACGGCCGCAGGGCCGCTGCCGGCGGGCAAGCACCAGGCACGCATGGAGTTCGCCTATGACGGCGGCGGCATGGGCAAGGGCGCGACCGTGACGCTGTATGTCGACGGCCAGCCGGTGGGCTCCGGCCGTGTCGAGCGGACCCACGCGCTGTTCTTTTCCATGGATGAAACCGCGGAGGTGGGGTGCGACCTCGGCGAGCCGGTGTCGCCGGACTACGGTCACCGCGACAACGCCTTCAACGGCAAGATCCAGTGGGTGCAGATCGACATCGACAAGGCCACCCAGGATGCGGACCACCTGGTGGCGGCGGAGGAACGCTTTCGGCTCATCATGGCGCGGCAATAGCTGCGCCCCGGGCCCTGGATGAGGATGTCCGGTCGGCAGCTGTCGTAGCGGCCCTCCGGGGACCGCCCCGCGGGACGGTCAGCCCGGGTGTTCGATGTCCGGCAGCAGATCGAGAGGCTTCTGCTCCCTGGTGATAGCGCTGAGCAGTTGGTAGTGGACTCACTTGCCACCCGACCGCAATAGAGGTATCCGCCCGCAATAGCGGTTGACCTTGCCTGGCGCGGCGGCTATGACCCCACCAGGAGGTCACCCATGCGCGCAACACTCATCCTTTGCGCCGCGATCCTCGCGGGCTGCGATTCGATCCCGATTGACCAGGAGAGCGACCGCGGCGTGTGCGCCGAAGCAGGCAGGGGATCGCGCACGGCGGACGAGGAGCAGGAGAAGCGCAGCCTGGACTGTTCGCCTCACTGGGCCGCCGAAGCACAGCGGCAGCAGATGATGATTAACAACCACATCGGCACCAGGTCGCTCAACTGCGGAACCATGGGCGCCTGCCGCTAAAGCCGACCTGAAGGGCCTTCAGGCCC includes the following:
- a CDS encoding sulfatase-like hydrolase/transferase, translating into MGALSARSRLLLCLSLLPALPARAEDRPNILFILVDNLGYGELDVYGGGGTRGAPTPRIDRLVNEGLRLTDMNMEPQRTPSRSAMLTGRYVIRSGTHSVASGGGPDGLTQWELTLAESLSAAGYATALYGKWHLGIENGRLPNDQGFDDWYGIPRTTDEALWRGSPGYSAALMPPPIPMGTPAPYTPPR
- a CDS encoding arylsulfatase, with protein sequence MSANDSIQRSVLPIPDRKPVTVTTYEAKDPDTRFAPITQLRPPAGAPNVLVILLDDVGFGASSAFGGPCRTPTAERLAANGLKYNRFHTTALCSPSRAAMLSGRNHHAVGMGSITEMATSAPGYNSMRPNTCAPLAEILKLNGYSTAQFGKCHEVPVFESSPIGPFDRWPTGSGFEHFYGFIGGEDNQYYPALYDDTVPVQPDRGPEDGYHLTEDIADKAIAWVRQQKSLAPDKPFFIYFAPGATHAPHHVPQEWIARYKGRFDQGWDQVREETFARQKKLGVIPADCELTARSEGIPAWSETDPKLRPVLARQMEIYAAFLEHADYHAGRVIDALADLRVLDDTLVYYIIGDNGASAEGTLNGSFHEQAVGEAPDLMTPEFLMERIDDFGTPRANNHYAVGWAHAMNTPYQWTKQVASHFGGTRNGTIVHWPGGIRAKGELRSQFHHVIDVAPTVLEAAGLPHPTFVNGVQQEPLHGVSMLYSFGDAQAAERHETQYFEMVCNRGIFHKGWMAVTRHGNPPWVVIGKQGPLADDVWELYDTNQDWTQAHDLAGRMPQKLAELQRLFELEAGKYNVFPLDDRKAERANPDIAGRPTVVRGSTQLLFPGMRRIQENAVINTKNKAHSVTAELEIADAGARGVIVAQGGSMGGWALYAHEGKLRYFYNFLGVQHSAVTAAGPLPAGKHQARMEFAYDGGGMGKGATVTLYVDGQPVGSGRVERTHALFFSMDETAEVGCDLGEPVSPDYGHRDNAFNGKIQWVQIDIDKATQDADHLVAAEERFRLIMARQ
- a CDS encoding arylsulfatase; the encoded protein is MSRSGPVQRSVLPIPDGRSPTPTAYDAKDPEAKFPPIAPLRPPAGAPNVLVVLLDDVGFGASSAFGGPCQTPTAERLAAQGLKYTRFHTTAICSPTRAALLSGRNHHSVGMGGITEMATSAPGYTSVRPDNCAPLAQILKLNGYATAQFGKCHEVPTWETSPAGPHDRWPTGSGFEHFFGFIGGETDQWYPTLVEGTARAAPWGTPQDGYHFTEDLADRAIAWVRQQKALVPDKQFFLYFAPGATHAPHHVPKAWADKYEGRFDHGWDRQRELTFARQKELGVIPADAQLTQRHDEIPAWDDTAEDMRPILARQMENYAGFLEHVDHHVGRLVDALEELGVLDDTLVYYIVGDNGASAEGSLQGTFNEIISLNGMGELETPEFLRSRLDQLGGPESSPHYAVGWAHAMCTPYQWTKQVASHWGGTRNGTIVRWPRGVRAQGELRHQFHHVIDIAPTVLEAAGIPQPTLVNGISQEPMHGTSMLYSFADGQAAERHETQYFEIFGNRGIYHKGWSAVTKHRTPWQTVGDVGIAFDDDKWELYDGARDATQAHDLSRELPDKLHELQRLFLIEATRYNVLPLDDRSFERLLPEVSGKPSLVEGKRQVLLPGMGGFTELHIVNLRNCSWSLTAQVVVPEGGANGAILKIGGHIGGWSFYFKEGRPTYCYNLFGITRSYIRGTRAVPAGEHQVRMEFAYDGGGIGKGGNVTLCIDGAEAGMGRIEHTEPLAFGSVYSDVGRDGLPHVTEDYGSGDNAFTGQIKWVQLEAGEDSHDHLVPPENFVRMAMAKQ